Proteins encoded by one window of Candidatus Woesearchaeota archaeon:
- a CDS encoding aminotransferase class III-fold pyridoxal phosphate-dependent enzyme, with protein sequence MGSLSMTNSKPVQRERYNPFLSVKHAKFAYCYRCPWKQEYGKCDFSCVSHLDKLILGMNKKTAALFMEPIQGEGGYIVPPREFVKGVRKLCTKYDILYCDDEVQAGYFRTGKFLAVSNFDVKPDIISMGKGIGHGLPIGVTISSKKIMDWVSGAHSNTFGGNLIACAGALAGLKYMKKYKIEENVVNIGFYFKTRLLELYEKYEIIGDVRGIGLMLGIELVKNRKTKEPAILERNKIVVESAKRGLILLPTGKSVIRFCPPLIINKNHVDTAITLLGDVLRCLNY encoded by the coding sequence ATGGGTTCATTATCAATGACAAATTCCAAACCTGTGCAACGTGAAAGATATAACCCTTTTTTATCAGTTAAACATGCTAAATTTGCTTATTGTTATAGGTGTCCATGGAAACAGGAATACGGAAAGTGTGATTTTTCATGTGTAAGTCATTTGGATAAATTAATTCTAGGTATGAATAAAAAGACTGCTGCGCTTTTTATGGAGCCTATCCAGGGCGAAGGGGGTTATATTGTGCCTCCAAGAGAATTTGTTAAAGGCGTTAGAAAATTATGCACTAAATACGATATATTGTATTGCGATGATGAAGTTCAGGCAGGGTATTTTAGGACCGGCAAATTTTTAGCTGTTAGTAATTTTGATGTTAAACCCGACATAATTTCAATGGGGAAAGGCATTGGGCACGGTTTACCGATTGGAGTAACAATTTCATCTAAAAAAATTATGGACTGGGTCTCTGGGGCTCATTCTAACACTTTTGGGGGTAATTTAATTGCATGCGCTGGGGCATTAGCAGGATTAAAGTATATGAAAAAATATAAAATTGAAGAAAATGTTGTGAATATTGGTTTTTATTTTAAAACAAGGTTGCTTGAGCTTTATGAAAAATATGAGATTATCGGTGATGTGCGCGGAATTGGTTTAATGCTTGGAATAGAGCTTGTCAAGAATAGAAAAACTAAAGAACCTGCAATACTAGAAAGAAATAAAATAGTGGTAGAATCTGCCAAACGAGGTTTAATTTTGTTGCCAACAGGCAAATCTGTTATAAGATTCTGCCCTCCTTTGATAATTAACAAAAA